The proteins below come from a single Malus sylvestris chromosome 3, drMalSylv7.2, whole genome shotgun sequence genomic window:
- the LOC126617414 gene encoding putative respiratory burst oxidase homolog protein H, which yields MLFVIHGYFLVFASDWHKKTTWMYILIPVMLYAIESFIILIKEINHPVHVIKAVTYTGNVLALYMSKPPGFKYKSGMYLFLKCPDISGFEWHPFTITSAPGDDYLSVHIRSLGDWTTELRERFEKACSQLQSTQTRRGSLVRIETKAHSYHSHETEGYLKIVIKGPYGAPAQNYIKFDILLLIGLGIGATPFISILKDIINQINLKLALNPDSINGHQETSAETKSNSMPTEAYKKGPERAYFYWVTREQASFEWFKGVMDDIAECDNNHMIEMHNYLTSVYEEGDARSALIAMVQKLQHAKNGVDVVSESRIRTHFARPNWRRVFSNLATAHESSRIGVFYCGSPTLTKTLRKLCLEFSLNSATRFVFHKENF from the exons ATGCTATTCGTCATACATGGTTACTTCCTAGTTTTCGCGAGCGACTGGCACAAGAAGACG ACATGGATGTATATCCTTATTCCAGTAATGTTGTATGCAATTGAGAGTTTTATTATACTCATTAAAGAAATTAATCACCCCGTCCATGTCATTAAG GCGGTAACATATACGGGAAATGTTCTGGCTCTGTACATGAGCAAACCTCCTGGATTCAAGTATAAAAGTGGAATGTACCTCTTTCTTAAGTGCCCTGATATATCAGGTTTTGAATg GCATCCCTTCACCATCACTTCTGCCCCAGGAGATGACTACTTGAGCGTCCACATACGAAGCTTGGGAGACTGGACTACAGAGCTTAGAGAAAGATTCGAAAAG GCATGCAGCCAGCTTCAAAGTACACAAACTAGAAGGGGAAGTCTTGTTAGAATAGAAACGAAAGCTCATTCATACCACAGTCATGAAACAGAAGG ATATCTGAAGATCGTCATAAAGGGACCATATGGTGCACCGGCtcaaaattacataaagtttgaCATCTTGTTGCTCATAGGTCTGGGAATTGGAGCAACTCCCTTCATCAGCATCTTAAAAGATATCATAAACCAGATAAACCTCAAATTAGCTCTTAATCCT GACTCAATAAACGGGCATCAAGAAACATCCGCGGAAACCAAATCAAACAGCATGCCAACGGAGGCATACAAAAAGGGTCCAGAAAGAGCATACTTTTATTGGGTAACAAGGGAGCAGGCTTCCTTTGAATGGTTTAAAGGTGTCATGGATGACATTGCAGAATGTGATAACAAT CATATGATAGAAATGCACAACTACTTGACTAGCGTGTATGAAGAAGGAGACGCGCGGTCTGCTCTCATTGCCATGGTTCAGAAACTGCAACATGCTAAGAATGGAGTTGATGTCGTCTCAGAAAGCCGG ATAAGAACTCATTTTGCAAGGCCTAACTGGAGAAGGGTGTTTTCCAACTTGGCTACCGCACATGAATCCTCCCGAATAG GAGTTTTCTATTGTGGAAGTCCAACACTTACCAAAACACTCAGGAAGCTCTGCCTAGAATTTAGTCTAAACTCAGCAACTCGGTTTGTCTTCCACAAGGAGAACTTCTAG
- the LOC126617416 gene encoding WUSCHEL-related homeobox 3-like: MSPAANSSSSSRWCPAPKQLMLLEEMYRAGIRTPNASQIQHITAQLSFYGKIEGKNVFYWFQNHKARDRQKLRRKLCKQLQQQQLLYHHHNYHNYRNCHYEQQLNQQTFLGYLETPPPVPSALHHKQLYTCHHHNNYSSTGFLPPQVGVEDAMINYTWKMEIPEKVEMEKPVMSMYGREWMMMMMMDVSPPSPCCTSSSSSTTTTTTTTTTTTTSTPPLKTLQLFPITATDLKEESTASHSALSSSTLIDNH, translated from the exons ATGTCCCCTGCAGCTaactcatcatcatcatcaagatGGTGCCCTGCCCCAAAGCAACTGATGCTCCTTGAAGAGATGTACAGGGCTGGAATCAGAACCCCCAATGCCTCTCAAATCCAACACATCACTGCCCAGCTCTCTTTCTATGGCAAGATTGAGGGCAAAAATGTGTTTTACTGGTTCCAGAACCACAAGGCAAGGGACAGACAGAAGCTTAGGAGAAAGCTTTGTAAGCAACTGCAGCAGCAGCAACTACTTTATCACCATCATAATTACCATAATTACCGTAACTGCCACTATGAGCAGCAGCTGAATCAGCAGACCTTTCTTGGTTACCTTGAGACCCCTCCTCCTGTCCCTTCCGCTCTTCATCATAAGCAACTTTATACTTGTCATCATCACAATAACTACTCATCAACTGGGTTTCTTCCTCCTCAg GTGGGAGTTGAAGATGCCATGATAAACTACACCTGGAAGATGGAGATCCCAGAGAAGGTGGAGATGGAGAAGCCCGTGATGAGTATGTACGGTCGTGagtggatgatgatgatgatgatggatgTAAGCCCACCATCCCCATGTTGCACTAGTTCAAGCAGcagtactactactactactactactactactactactactacttcTACACCACCCCTCAAGACCCTTCAACTCTTCCCTATCACTGCCACTGATCTCAAAGAAGAATCCACAGCCTCCCACAGTGCTCTGTCTTCCTCCACCCTCATAGACAATCACTAA